A region of Vigna radiata var. radiata cultivar VC1973A chromosome 10, Vradiata_ver6, whole genome shotgun sequence DNA encodes the following proteins:
- the LOC106774944 gene encoding ethylene-responsive transcription factor ERF119-like, with translation MGAVSDANRTRKKSSSRGHHRFVGVRQRPSGRWVAEIKDSLQKVRLWLGTFDTAEDAARAYDNAARALRGANARTNFELPEATSGDASKRGDGGGSTFVPNCSEPFSFEDVNEPGEDAEGLLGALKAKLLDGKKGKFHFPFLPNSAASPLVQSGWVSTSTQNVCSAEKDLLLPSSSARNTVLSSMNGTGANPLLGVTSTLATSNTCSKSMVIPNHDHEGSEGRSSRVDSHQLCQTPTEAAWFNEVAYELPWPTQFMSQVPDNNNNLLASAATLAWPLSGVIESTIDMACPDQGTSSCNKSGQMMNMVSMQLPLVGGATEGLWTLEQQQFVQCENNSWFSYNGSWDPLLYMPSELA, from the coding sequence ATGGGAGCAGTGAGTGATGCAAACCGTACCAGAAAGAAGTCATCATCAAGAGGGCACCACAGGTTTGTGGGGGTTCGACAAAGGCCATCAGGGAGATGGGTGGCAGAGATCAAAGACTCTCTACAGAAGGTCAGGCTTTGGCTTGGAACATTTGACACGGCTGAGGATGCAGCTAGGGCATATGACAATGCTGCTCGAGCCTTGAGAGGTGCCAATGCTAGAACCAACTTTGAATTGCCCGAAGCAACTTCTGGTGATGCTTCTAAGCGTGGTGATGGCGGTGGTTCAACCTTTGTGCCCAATTGCTCTGAACCCTTTTCTTTTGAGGATGTCAATGAGCCAGGTGAAGATGCTGAAGGCCTTCTTGGTGCACTTAAGGCCAAGCTGCTTGATGGAAAGAAAGGAAAGTTTCACTTTCCATTTCTTCCTAATAGTGCTGCTTCCCCACTTGTTCAATCTGGCTGGGTTTCAACATCAACTCAGAATGTTTGTTCCGCGGAGAAAGATTTATTGTTACCATCATCATCAGCCCGTAATACTGTCCTCTCAAGTATGAATGGAACTGGAGCCAACCCTTTACTTGGTGTTACGAGTACTTTAGCAACATCAAACACTTGTTCAAAGAGTATGGTTATCCCAAATCATGATCATGAAGGTTCTGAAGGAAGAAGTTCTAGAGTCGACTCTCATCAACTTTGTCAAACCCCAACTGAGGCAGCATGGTTCAATGAAGTGGCGTATGAGTTGCCTTGGCCTACTCAATTTATGAGCCAAGTTcctgataataataataaccttCTTGCATCTGCAGCCACCTTGGCATGGCCACTTTCTGGGGTGATTGAGTCTACTATTGATATGGCATGCCCAGATCAAGGGACATCAAGTTGCAATAAAAGTGGCCAAATGATGAATATGGTGAGCATGCAGTTACCTCTAGTGGGTGGTGCAACTGAAGGGCTTTGGACATTGGAACAACAACAATTTGTGCAATGTGAGAACAACAGTTGGTTTAGTTATAATGGCTCTTGGGATCCTCTCCTTTATATGCCTTCCGAGCTAGCTTGA